One window from the genome of Diospyros lotus cultivar Yz01 chromosome 11, ASM1463336v1, whole genome shotgun sequence encodes:
- the LOC127813317 gene encoding 14 kDa proline-rich protein DC2.15-like → MASKSLASTALLLSLNLLFFTLVSSQRVPPPTTPAPSPAGGCPQLGVCVNLLDSLVRIVIGKPPNNQCCSLIPGVLDVQAAVCLCAAIKVDALEILHIDLDVALGLILNHCGRTPPSGFRCPRA, encoded by the coding sequence ATGGCTTCAAAGTCCTTGGCATCCACCGCTCTCCTCCTCTCCCTCAACCTCCTCTTCTTCACTCTCGTCAGCTCCCAACGCGTACCGCCGCCAACTACGCCCGCTCCCTCGCCTGCCGGCGGTTGCCCCCAACTGGGTGTCTGCGTCAATTTACTGGACAGCCTCGTGAGGATCGTCATTGGGAAACCCCCAAACAACCAATGCTGCAGCCTCATCCCCGGCGTGCTTGATGTGCAAGCCGCCGTCTGCCTTTGCGCCGCAATTAAGGTCGATGCCCTGGAGATTCTTCATATCGACCTTGATGTTGCCCTGGGCTTGATACTCAATCACTGCGGCAGGACCCCCCCATCTGGCTTCCGTTGCCCTCGAGCTTAA